The proteins below are encoded in one region of Buttiauxella gaviniae:
- a CDS encoding isochorismatase family protein: MPAQRVLMVIDMQNGVFETPRINRESCTTRINQLINAADIVIFIQHTEPGLEQGSAAFDLLPELLRPADALYVSKTACDAFYRTELEDVLKRHQIREFVVCGCATDYCVDATIKNGASRGYAITVAADAHTTANRPAALAEVLIAHHNDVWRNLTIPGNTLLVKPTQKILEEW, from the coding sequence ATGCCTGCTCAACGTGTATTGATGGTTATTGATATGCAAAATGGGGTTTTTGAAACCCCTCGTATTAATCGAGAATCCTGCACCACGCGTATTAACCAACTGATCAACGCCGCCGATATAGTCATTTTCATTCAGCACACAGAACCAGGGCTTGAGCAGGGAAGTGCGGCGTTCGATCTGTTGCCCGAATTGCTCCGACCTGCTGATGCGCTTTATGTCAGCAAAACAGCCTGCGATGCATTTTATCGCACTGAACTTGAGGATGTTCTCAAGCGCCATCAGATACGCGAATTTGTGGTGTGCGGTTGCGCGACGGATTACTGCGTGGACGCCACGATTAAAAACGGGGCCAGTCGTGGCTATGCCATAACTGTCGCTGCTGATGCTCATACCACAGCTAATCGTCCGGCTGCATTGGCTGAAGTGTTGATCGCCCATCACAATGATGTCTGGCGCAATCTTACGATTCCGGGAAATACCTTGTTGGTAAAACCTACACAAAAAATTCTCGAAGAGTGGTAA
- the sbmA gene encoding peptide antibiotic transporter SbmA: protein MFKSFFPRPTAFFLSAFIWAMIAVIFWQAGGGNWLEHLVGATGEFPISAARFWSLKSLVFYAFYGFCVAIFASFWFIYSPHRWQNWSILGSALIIFVTWFLVEVGVAINAWYAPFFDLIQTALSSPHKVTIHQFYRETAVFLGIALIAVVVSVLNSFFISHYVFRWRNAMNDYYMENWQMLRHIEGAAQRVQEDTMRFAQTLEDMGVTLLQSVMTLIAFLPILVALSPHVKELPIVGQIPYGLVIAAIIWSLMGTGLLAAVGIKLPGLQFNNQKVEAAYRKELVYGEDDAARATPLTVKQLFDAVRRNYFRLYFHYTYFNIARVLYLQIDNIFGLFLLFPSIAAGVITLGLMNQITNAFSQVRGSFQYLISSWTTLVELMSIYKRLRSFERTLQDIPVEAAGESA, encoded by the coding sequence ATGTTTAAATCGTTTTTCCCACGCCCGACAGCGTTTTTCCTGTCGGCTTTTATTTGGGCGATGATAGCCGTTATCTTCTGGCAGGCCGGCGGAGGTAATTGGCTTGAGCATTTGGTCGGTGCTACCGGAGAGTTCCCCATAAGTGCTGCTCGCTTCTGGTCGCTAAAATCTCTGGTTTTCTATGCATTTTACGGTTTTTGTGTCGCCATCTTTGCCAGTTTCTGGTTTATCTACAGCCCACATCGTTGGCAAAATTGGTCAATACTCGGTTCCGCACTAATTATATTTGTCACTTGGTTTTTGGTGGAAGTCGGGGTGGCAATTAACGCCTGGTATGCACCATTTTTTGACTTAATTCAGACCGCGTTGAGCTCTCCGCATAAAGTGACAATTCATCAGTTCTACAGGGAAACAGCGGTGTTCCTCGGTATTGCGCTTATTGCTGTCGTCGTGTCAGTACTTAATAGCTTTTTTATCAGCCACTATGTTTTCCGTTGGCGTAATGCGATGAATGATTACTACATGGAAAACTGGCAGATGCTGCGTCATATCGAAGGTGCCGCGCAACGTGTGCAAGAAGACACCATGCGGTTTGCGCAGACGCTCGAAGACATGGGGGTAACCCTGCTACAGTCAGTGATGACCCTCATTGCTTTTCTTCCGATACTGGTTGCTCTTTCTCCACATGTCAAAGAACTGCCTATCGTTGGGCAGATTCCTTACGGTCTGGTGATTGCCGCGATTATTTGGTCGTTGATGGGGACAGGGTTGTTGGCAGCGGTGGGGATCAAACTTCCGGGTCTGCAATTTAATAATCAGAAAGTGGAAGCAGCCTACCGTAAAGAGCTGGTCTATGGTGAAGATGATGCTGCACGTGCCACGCCGCTAACAGTAAAACAATTATTTGATGCTGTGCGTCGCAATTATTTCCGCCTTTATTTTCACTACACCTATTTCAATATTGCCCGTGTTCTTTATCTGCAGATCGATAATATCTTTGGTTTATTCCTGCTTTTCCCATCGATTGCCGCAGGTGTCATTACTCTGGGTTTGATGAACCAAATAACTAACGCATTTAGCCAGGTTCGCGGTTCGTTCCAGTACCTGATTAGCTCATGGACAACGCTTGTTGAACTGATGTCTATCTACAAACGTCTGCGTAGCTTTGAGCGCACATTACAAGATATTCCTGTGGAAGCGGCAGGTGAGTCGGCCTAA
- a CDS encoding DHA2 family efflux MFS transporter permease subunit, whose product MQDKAAFTPPNMWLAVLALSLATFMQVLDSTIANVALPTIAGNLGVSADQGTWVITSFAVCNAIALPLTGWFTRRFGQLKLFIGSVMMFTLTSFLCGFAHSMTELIIFRALQGFFAGPMFPMCQTLLLVIFPSSKRSMALALLSMVTVVAPIVGPITGGWITDNYSWPWIFYINVPIGIFASIVVWTQLRAREETTTHAPIDYIGIALLVLGVGLLQVVLDKGNDLDWFASPHIIIMSVISAISLVSFVIWELGERHPIVNLRLFKDRNFAIGTLSLTLGYAAFFAINIILPQWLQTQMGYTAIWAGLAAAPMGVLPLVMTPIIGRYATQFDLRILASLSFLTMGSSCLIRAQFNTDVDFRTIAEVQLFMGIGVAFFFMPITTIVLSNLNGAEVAEGSGLATFFRVLGGSFASSLTTWIWSRREVFHHANLTESVSIYNPSAVDYLDKMGGVTQQHLAVVDKTIEQQAYMMSTIDYFWILGWGFMGLIVIIWFARPPFVRSGAPGAPAAGH is encoded by the coding sequence ATGCAAGATAAAGCCGCATTTACGCCTCCCAATATGTGGCTGGCGGTGCTCGCGCTGTCGCTGGCGACTTTTATGCAGGTGCTGGATTCCACCATTGCGAACGTTGCGCTGCCGACTATCGCCGGTAATCTGGGCGTCAGCGCGGATCAGGGGACGTGGGTTATCACCTCATTTGCGGTGTGTAACGCCATTGCCCTCCCGCTTACCGGCTGGTTTACCCGACGCTTTGGGCAGCTAAAACTGTTTATTGGCTCGGTAATGATGTTCACCCTCACCTCGTTCCTGTGTGGGTTCGCCCACAGTATGACTGAGCTGATCATCTTCCGTGCGCTGCAGGGGTTTTTCGCCGGGCCGATGTTCCCGATGTGCCAGACGCTGCTGCTGGTGATTTTCCCCTCCAGTAAGCGAAGTATGGCGCTGGCGCTGCTGTCGATGGTTACCGTGGTTGCGCCTATTGTCGGGCCGATTACAGGCGGTTGGATTACCGATAACTATTCCTGGCCGTGGATTTTCTACATTAACGTGCCGATCGGGATATTTGCCTCGATCGTCGTCTGGACGCAGTTACGCGCGCGCGAAGAAACCACCACTCATGCGCCAATCGACTATATCGGCATTGCGCTCTTAGTACTTGGCGTTGGGCTGTTGCAAGTTGTGTTGGATAAGGGGAACGACCTCGACTGGTTCGCTTCGCCGCATATTATTATTATGTCGGTCATTTCGGCGATCTCACTGGTATCGTTTGTGATATGGGAGCTGGGGGAGCGCCATCCGATTGTTAATCTGCGTCTGTTCAAAGACCGCAACTTTGCTATTGGCACACTCTCACTTACGCTGGGCTACGCGGCATTTTTCGCTATCAACATCATTTTGCCGCAGTGGCTGCAAACCCAGATGGGTTATACCGCAATTTGGGCCGGGCTTGCCGCGGCGCCAATGGGTGTGTTACCGCTGGTTATGACGCCGATTATCGGGCGTTACGCCACTCAGTTCGACCTGCGTATTCTGGCCTCGCTGTCGTTCTTGACCATGGGTTCTTCGTGTCTCATTCGTGCGCAGTTTAATACCGATGTGGATTTCCGCACGATTGCAGAAGTACAGCTGTTTATGGGGATTGGCGTGGCATTCTTCTTTATGCCAATTACGACCATTGTTCTGTCGAATCTTAACGGGGCGGAAGTGGCGGAAGGCTCAGGTTTGGCAACATTCTTCCGCGTGCTGGGCGGTTCATTTGCATCATCGCTTACTACGTGGATTTGGTCGCGCCGGGAAGTTTTTCACCATGCCAATCTGACCGAGAGCGTGTCGATTTATAACCCTTCAGCCGTAGACTATCTGGATAAGATGGGAGGCGTAACACAGCAGCATCTGGCGGTTGTCGACAAAACGATTGAGCAGCAGGCTTATATGATGTCGACCATTGATTACTTCTGGATTCTGGGGTGGGGGTTTATGGGATTGATCGTGATTATCTGGTTTGCTCGCCCGCCGTTTGTCCGTTCAGGTGCGCCTGGCGCTCCGGCTGCAGGGCATTAA
- a CDS encoding efflux RND transporter periplasmic adaptor subunit, whose translation METTPEQHVQRSSKRKRNFIIFILVLVLAAAGCLAWYFLYAQYYESTDDAYVNGNQVALTPQISGTVTQVTADEGDFVEIGQPLVLLDASDTQIALQQAEASLANTVRQVRGLYSTADNYRAQVAAKQVALQTAQNDYARRQKIFSTGAIAAEDLSHYRDAVTSAQSDLAAAQQALRTNLAMVDDTVIDSHPEIKTAVATLRQRYLDNSRTTIVAPVSGYVAKRAVQLGMRVTSGTTLLAIVPLNEVWVDANFKESQLKAMRLGQKVTLNADLYGDDVEYHGTIESLGIGTGSAFSLLPAQNASGNWIKIVQRLPVRITLDPHDMQKHPLRIGLSMNARVDIRNTDGHLLPQQTVSAPRFKTDVYQDSLEAADKLVAQILHDNSNAVASRAH comes from the coding sequence ATGGAAACCACTCCAGAACAACACGTTCAGCGTTCCAGTAAGCGCAAACGTAATTTTATTATTTTTATACTGGTTCTTGTGCTGGCGGCCGCAGGCTGCCTCGCTTGGTACTTCCTGTATGCGCAATATTATGAATCAACAGATGACGCCTATGTAAACGGCAACCAGGTCGCGCTTACGCCGCAAATCAGCGGCACGGTGACTCAGGTAACGGCGGACGAAGGGGATTTCGTCGAGATAGGCCAGCCGCTGGTTCTGCTTGATGCTAGCGATACGCAAATTGCCCTTCAGCAAGCAGAAGCAAGCCTTGCGAATACCGTACGCCAGGTGCGCGGTTTATATAGCACGGCAGATAACTACCGCGCTCAGGTCGCCGCAAAACAGGTTGCCCTGCAAACCGCGCAAAATGACTATGCTCGCCGCCAGAAAATTTTCTCAACCGGTGCGATTGCCGCTGAAGATCTCTCCCATTACCGCGATGCGGTCACCAGTGCGCAAAGCGATTTGGCCGCAGCTCAACAAGCATTACGCACTAATCTTGCCATGGTGGATGACACGGTGATTGATAGCCACCCGGAGATCAAAACCGCCGTGGCGACGCTTCGCCAGCGTTATCTTGATAATTCTCGCACCACCATTGTTGCGCCAGTGAGTGGGTATGTGGCTAAACGCGCGGTTCAGTTGGGCATGCGCGTTACGTCCGGTACGACGCTGCTGGCGATCGTTCCGCTTAATGAAGTTTGGGTGGATGCAAACTTCAAAGAAAGTCAGTTGAAAGCGATGCGTCTTGGGCAGAAAGTGACGCTTAATGCCGATCTTTACGGGGATGATGTGGAGTATCACGGTACTATCGAGAGCCTGGGTATCGGCACCGGCAGCGCGTTTTCACTCTTGCCTGCGCAGAATGCCAGCGGTAACTGGATCAAAATTGTTCAGCGTTTACCGGTGCGCATTACTCTCGATCCACACGATATGCAAAAGCACCCGCTACGCATTGGCCTGTCTATGAATGCGCGTGTCGATATTCGTAATACCGATGGGCATTTGTTGCCGCAGCAGACCGTTAGCGCACCTCGCTTTAAGACCGATGTCTATCAGGATTCGCTTGAGGCCGCAGACAAACTGGTGGCACAAATTCTTCATGACAACAGCAATGCGGTAGCTTCCCGCGCCCATTAA
- a CDS encoding MarR family transcriptional regulator: MSNNPGNIDNKFHLGLLIHLANQFKDQLISHYFSGMDITAAQFKVLINIYKGTTSPVVISKNLAMDAGAMSRMVDRMVKRELILRKPNPQDKRQVILALTEKGQVICDHFQNEALASIISSLTERLTQEESQQLVALITKMLPDELTAPHK, from the coding sequence ATGAGCAACAACCCGGGTAATATCGACAACAAATTTCATCTCGGTTTGCTGATCCATCTCGCAAACCAGTTTAAAGATCAGCTTATCAGCCATTACTTTTCCGGCATGGACATTACCGCAGCACAATTTAAGGTGTTGATTAATATTTATAAAGGCACCACTAGCCCAGTTGTGATTAGCAAAAATCTGGCCATGGACGCAGGGGCCATGAGCCGTATGGTTGATCGTATGGTCAAGCGTGAGCTGATTCTTCGTAAGCCCAATCCACAAGATAAACGTCAGGTGATTCTGGCTCTGACCGAAAAGGGCCAGGTCATTTGTGACCATTTTCAGAATGAAGCGCTGGCCTCAATTATTAGCTCGCTCACCGAGCGACTGACGCAGGAAGAATCTCAGCAGTTGGTGGCTCTTATCACCAAAATGCTGCCTGATGAACTCACTGCGCCACATAAATAA